One Tessaracoccus lacteus DNA window includes the following coding sequences:
- a CDS encoding helicase HerA-like domain-containing protein, producing the protein MTDTQPSLRDTIIAGYTFDAPAATLGVLIDADAPVPDAPIRIPLAMFNRHGLVAGATGTGKTKTLQVMAEALSSAGVPVFAADIKGDLSGLASPGEATEKLTARVEAQGQPWAAAGFPTELYALGGEGIGVPVRATISSFGPILLAKVLELNQVQESSLGLVFHYADQAGLPLLDLKDLVELLKYLTGDEGKAELKGIGGVSSATAGVILRALVGLSSQGADAFFGEPEFDSSELLRVAPDGRGIVSLLELPQLASRPALFSTFLMWLLADLYEALPEVGDLDKPKLVFFFDEAHLLFDGASKGFLDAIEQTVRLIRSKGIGVFFVTQTPKDVPDDVLAQLGSRVQHQLRAHTPNDAKALRATVATYPRSGYDLEQLLQQLGTGEAIVTVMSEKGAPTPVAHTRIWAPTSLMAPTPEPQLQAIVAASPLTARYGAAIDRESAYEILGRKLAAGAEKAAAEARAKAEAAAAKEAEKERVAEAREAARAQAAAEKEARAAEAARRKYEKEHPSLIDQVTSSSTFRSLVRSAGREIIRGVFGTGRK; encoded by the coding sequence GTGACCGATACTCAGCCGTCGCTGCGCGACACGATCATCGCCGGGTACACCTTCGACGCGCCCGCCGCGACGCTCGGCGTGCTGATCGACGCGGACGCGCCGGTGCCCGACGCCCCGATCCGGATCCCGTTGGCGATGTTCAACCGGCATGGGCTCGTCGCCGGCGCGACGGGCACCGGCAAGACTAAAACCCTGCAGGTTATGGCCGAGGCGCTCAGCTCCGCCGGCGTGCCGGTGTTCGCGGCCGACATCAAGGGCGACCTGTCCGGCCTGGCGTCGCCGGGCGAGGCCACCGAGAAGCTGACCGCGCGTGTCGAGGCGCAGGGGCAGCCGTGGGCGGCCGCCGGCTTCCCGACCGAGCTGTACGCGCTCGGCGGCGAGGGCATCGGCGTCCCCGTCCGGGCGACCATCTCGTCGTTCGGGCCGATCCTGCTGGCGAAGGTGCTGGAGCTGAACCAGGTGCAGGAGTCGTCGCTGGGGCTGGTCTTCCACTACGCCGACCAGGCCGGCCTGCCGCTGCTGGACCTGAAAGACCTCGTCGAGCTGCTGAAGTACCTCACCGGCGACGAGGGCAAGGCCGAGCTCAAGGGCATCGGCGGGGTCTCGTCGGCGACGGCAGGCGTCATCCTCCGGGCTCTCGTCGGCCTGTCGAGTCAGGGCGCGGACGCGTTCTTCGGGGAGCCGGAGTTCGACTCCTCGGAGCTGCTCCGTGTCGCGCCGGACGGCCGGGGGATCGTGTCGCTGCTCGAGCTCCCTCAACTTGCCAGCCGCCCGGCCCTGTTCTCGACGTTCCTCATGTGGCTGCTCGCCGACCTGTACGAGGCGCTGCCCGAAGTCGGCGACCTCGACAAACCGAAGCTCGTGTTCTTCTTCGACGAGGCGCACCTCCTGTTCGACGGCGCCTCCAAGGGCTTCCTGGACGCCATCGAGCAGACCGTGCGACTGATCCGCTCCAAGGGCATTGGCGTGTTCTTCGTGACTCAGACACCCAAGGACGTGCCCGACGACGTGCTGGCCCAGCTGGGCTCGCGCGTGCAGCACCAGCTGAGGGCACACACGCCGAACGACGCGAAGGCGCTGCGGGCGACGGTGGCGACCTATCCGAGGTCCGGCTACGACCTGGAGCAGCTGCTGCAGCAGCTCGGCACGGGCGAGGCGATCGTCACCGTGATGAGTGAGAAGGGCGCGCCGACCCCGGTCGCGCACACGCGCATCTGGGCGCCGACGTCGCTGATGGCGCCCACCCCAGAGCCGCAGCTACAGGCGATCGTCGCCGCGTCGCCGCTGACCGCCCGCTACGGCGCGGCGATCGACCGCGAGTCGGCCTACGAGATCCTGGGCCGCAAGCTCGCCGCCGGCGCTGAGAAGGCGGCGGCGGAGGCACGGGCCAAGGCAGAGGCCGCCGCGGCGAAGGAGGCCGAGAAGGAACGGGTCGCCGAGGCCAGGGAGGCCGCCAGAGCGCAGGCCGCCGCCGAGAAGGAGGCCCGCGCGGCCGAGGCAGCCAGGCGGAAGTACGAGAAGGAGCACCCGAGCCTCATCGACCAGGTGACCAGCTCGAGCACCTTCCGGTCGCTTGTCAGGTCCGCGGGCCGCGAGATCATCCGCGGCGTCTTCGGGACCGGAAGGAAGTAG
- a CDS encoding squalene cyclase — protein sequence MDTLQWMLDSDPALRWQVERDLAGALPEVWEATRAKVATEGFGAELLSHQGDDGQWAGGAFFPAEFDQNADGQPWTSTTPTLTMLREFGLDARVLDGTAEKLRANSRWEYDDLPYWDGEVDVCINASTLANGAWLGTDVAKLRQWFLDHQLDDGGWNCEWVEGSTRSSFHSTLNALKGMLAYEQYEGPDPVLAASRRRGEEYLLKRRLLYRLSDGELVGPWVDKFAWPFRWFYSALNALNYFRESALHAGTGPDPRFTQAIDVVLGDRTDDGTWIQGRRHPGEVWIEVDVDAGEPSKWLTFYATRVLNWWADAGRLD from the coding sequence ATGGACACGCTGCAGTGGATGCTCGACTCCGACCCGGCGCTGCGCTGGCAGGTGGAGCGCGATCTGGCCGGAGCCCTGCCCGAGGTGTGGGAGGCGACGCGGGCCAAGGTCGCGACGGAGGGGTTCGGCGCGGAACTCCTCTCCCACCAGGGCGACGATGGTCAGTGGGCGGGAGGCGCGTTCTTCCCCGCGGAGTTCGACCAGAACGCCGACGGCCAGCCGTGGACCTCGACGACGCCGACGCTCACCATGCTGCGGGAGTTCGGTCTCGACGCCCGGGTCCTCGACGGCACGGCGGAGAAGCTGCGCGCCAACTCGAGGTGGGAGTACGACGACCTGCCCTATTGGGACGGCGAGGTCGACGTCTGCATCAACGCGTCGACGCTGGCCAACGGCGCCTGGCTGGGGACGGATGTCGCGAAGCTCCGGCAGTGGTTCCTCGACCACCAGCTCGACGACGGCGGCTGGAACTGCGAGTGGGTCGAGGGTTCGACGCGCTCGTCGTTCCACTCGACCCTCAACGCCCTCAAAGGGATGCTCGCCTACGAGCAGTACGAGGGCCCGGACCCGGTGCTCGCGGCGTCACGTCGACGCGGCGAGGAGTACCTGCTGAAGCGACGACTGCTCTACCGGCTCTCCGACGGCGAACTCGTCGGGCCGTGGGTGGACAAGTTCGCCTGGCCCTTCCGCTGGTTCTACAGCGCGCTCAACGCCCTGAACTACTTCCGGGAGTCGGCGCTTCACGCCGGGACCGGTCCAGACCCGCGGTTCACGCAGGCCATCGATGTCGTGCTGGGCGACCGCACCGACGACGGCACCTGGATCCAGGGTCGCCGCCATCCTGGCGAGGTGTGGATCGAGGTCGACGTCGATGCCGGCGAGCCGTCGAAGTGGCTCACGTTCTACGCCACGCGGGTGCTGAACTGGTGGGCCGACGCCGGTCGCCTTGACTGA
- the ngcE gene encoding N-acetylglucosamine/diacetylchitobiose ABC transporter substrate-binding protein, with amino-acid sequence MGTLSRRRVLQGLGVGAVAALSACADNPIIPTPVPSQGSATPTAFPSRPGDSLEVEAAVFDGAFGTDYVREAGDALTTQYPGISVTITPVTSVSGELADRFADGGTPPDLLDNSGPGAFPLASMVDDFEDLTALLLTASADGTVLGDTLTENATAPGLIGQKQVAINYALSVYGLWHSATRFAAEGWTMPATWDAMLALAEEARSSDTYLFVYGEDSADYYQELAITSAIKEGGHEVRIALDNLADGAWHHPAVTGVLAQLEACVAEGYVLDGGEGHVAAQAQWSQQDRALLYPAGSWIAREMEGRTAADFEMTVSPVPTLTSSPALPPAAAHLTPTEALVVPTNSANPEGGKELLRSLLSLPVAESFVRANLTPTVVRSSVPADLTSSALTSQTRVIADAGDAIFTWRFPSYYGLNTQQNALWNRFFAGSLTAATLAEHLQALSDKAAADPAFERYTVS; translated from the coding sequence ATGGGGACGCTCAGCCGACGTCGGGTCCTGCAGGGACTCGGCGTCGGCGCTGTCGCCGCGCTCTCAGCCTGCGCCGACAACCCCATCATCCCCACCCCGGTCCCGTCTCAGGGCAGCGCGACCCCGACGGCGTTCCCGTCCCGTCCGGGCGACTCCCTGGAGGTCGAGGCGGCCGTGTTCGACGGCGCCTTCGGCACGGACTACGTCCGCGAGGCCGGCGACGCGCTGACCACGCAGTACCCCGGGATCTCGGTAACGATCACGCCCGTCACCAGCGTGTCCGGCGAGCTGGCCGACCGCTTCGCCGACGGCGGCACCCCGCCGGACCTGCTCGACAACTCCGGTCCTGGCGCCTTCCCGCTCGCCTCGATGGTCGACGACTTCGAGGACCTCACCGCGCTCCTGTTGACCGCCTCGGCCGACGGCACCGTCCTGGGCGACACCCTCACCGAGAACGCGACCGCCCCCGGCCTCATCGGCCAGAAGCAGGTGGCGATCAACTACGCGCTCAGCGTCTACGGCCTGTGGCATTCTGCCACCCGGTTCGCCGCCGAGGGGTGGACGATGCCGGCCACCTGGGATGCGATGCTCGCGCTTGCCGAAGAGGCCAGGTCGAGCGACACGTACCTGTTCGTCTACGGGGAGGACTCGGCCGACTACTACCAGGAGTTGGCGATCACGTCGGCCATCAAGGAGGGCGGCCACGAGGTCCGGATCGCCCTCGACAACCTCGCCGACGGTGCCTGGCACCACCCCGCCGTCACGGGCGTGCTCGCGCAGCTGGAGGCCTGCGTCGCCGAGGGCTATGTGCTCGACGGGGGCGAGGGCCACGTCGCCGCCCAGGCCCAGTGGTCTCAGCAGGACCGGGCGCTGCTGTACCCGGCGGGTTCCTGGATCGCCCGCGAGATGGAGGGCCGCACGGCCGCCGACTTCGAGATGACCGTCTCGCCCGTCCCGACGCTCACCTCATCACCGGCGCTGCCTCCGGCCGCCGCGCACCTCACGCCCACCGAGGCCTTAGTCGTCCCGACGAACTCCGCCAATCCCGAGGGCGGCAAGGAGCTGCTGCGGTCCCTGTTGTCGCTCCCGGTGGCCGAGAGCTTCGTGCGGGCGAACCTGACCCCCACCGTGGTGCGCAGCTCGGTGCCCGCCGACCTCACCTCGTCGGCGCTGACGTCGCAGACGCGCGTGATCGCCGACGCAGGCGACGCCATCTTCACGTGGCGATTCCCCTCCTACTACGGGCTGAACACCCAGCAGAACGCGCTGTGGAACCGCTTCTTCGCCGGCAGCCTGACCGCGGCGACCCTGGCTGAGCACCTGCAGGCACTCAGCGACAAGGCCGCCGCCGACCCAGCCTTCGAGCGCTACACCGTCTCCTGA
- a CDS encoding aspartate kinase produces the protein MGRIVQKFGGSSVEDAESIKRVARRIARTRGAGNDVIIVISAMGDTTDELMDLALKVSPRPKSRELDMLLTTGERQSAALLAMALSDLGVEAVSYTGSQAGVLTTPTHGNARIIDITPGRVEKALDEGMVAIVAGFQGVSQTTKDVTTLGRGASDTTAVALAASLGADYCEIYSDVDGVYTADPRIVPSARHIEQIGYDDMMELAASGAKILHLRCVEYARRENVPVHVRSSFSDKPGTWLRNQDEIDKDPTMEEAIISGIAHDRGEAKITVVGVPDKVGEAARIFKTVADQDLNIDMIVQNISRLSDTKTDISFTLPSGDGAKAIAALDAVKAEIGFDELLYDDQIGKVSVVGVGMRSHPGVSATFFESLATAGVNIQMISTSEIRISVIVGLHDVEAAVRSAHTAFGLDADETATVYAGTGR, from the coding sequence ATGGGTCGCATCGTTCAGAAGTTCGGCGGGTCGTCCGTCGAGGACGCCGAGTCCATCAAGCGTGTCGCACGGCGGATCGCCCGCACCCGCGGCGCAGGGAACGACGTCATCATCGTCATCTCGGCCATGGGCGACACCACGGATGAGCTGATGGATCTCGCGCTGAAGGTGTCCCCCAGACCCAAGTCGCGCGAGCTCGACATGCTCCTGACCACCGGCGAGCGGCAGTCGGCCGCGCTGCTTGCGATGGCCCTGTCCGACCTCGGCGTCGAGGCCGTGTCCTACACCGGCTCGCAGGCCGGCGTCCTGACGACCCCGACGCACGGCAACGCGCGCATCATCGACATCACCCCCGGCCGCGTCGAGAAGGCGCTCGACGAGGGCATGGTCGCGATCGTCGCAGGCTTCCAGGGAGTGTCGCAGACCACCAAGGACGTCACGACGCTGGGCCGCGGAGCCTCAGACACCACCGCCGTCGCGCTCGCCGCCTCGCTGGGCGCCGACTACTGCGAGATCTACTCCGACGTCGACGGCGTCTACACCGCCGACCCCCGCATCGTGCCGAGCGCGCGTCACATCGAGCAGATCGGCTACGACGACATGATGGAGCTGGCTGCCTCCGGCGCCAAGATCCTTCATCTGCGCTGCGTCGAGTACGCGCGCCGCGAGAACGTGCCGGTGCACGTCCGCTCCTCCTTCAGTGACAAGCCCGGCACCTGGCTGCGAAACCAGGACGAGATCGACAAGGACCCCACCATGGAAGAAGCCATCATCAGCGGCATCGCCCACGACCGCGGCGAGGCGAAGATCACCGTCGTCGGCGTGCCGGACAAGGTCGGCGAGGCCGCCCGGATCTTCAAGACCGTGGCTGACCAGGACCTGAACATCGACATGATCGTCCAGAACATCTCGCGCCTGTCGGACACTAAGACCGACATCTCCTTCACCCTGCCCTCCGGCGACGGCGCCAAGGCCATCGCCGCGCTGGACGCGGTCAAGGCCGAGATCGGCTTCGACGAGCTCCTCTACGACGACCAGATCGGCAAGGTCTCCGTCGTCGGCGTCGGGATGCGCTCCCACCCGGGCGTCTCCGCGACGTTCTTCGAGTCCCTGGCCACCGCCGGGGTGAACATCCAGATGATCTCCACCTCCGAGATCCGCATCTCCGTGATCGTCGGCCTGCACGACGTGGAGGCCGCCGTCCGATCCGCCCACACCGCCTTCGGCCTCGACGCCGACGAGACCGCCACGGTCTACGCGGGCACCGGGCGCTGA
- a CDS encoding DUF5997 family protein: MSQTMKPITAANKLGIYLPAAPEEFRNSPITREALDELRADPPAWLVELRKNGPFPRDVVAAKLGISRSGLARAGVADAMTADEIGGLLTDPPSWLVDERETHRKVLSEREKG, translated from the coding sequence GTGAGCCAGACCATGAAGCCGATCACGGCAGCCAACAAACTGGGCATCTACCTGCCCGCCGCCCCGGAGGAGTTCCGCAACTCGCCGATCACGCGGGAGGCGCTCGACGAGCTGCGCGCCGATCCGCCTGCCTGGCTGGTGGAGCTGAGGAAGAACGGCCCGTTCCCCCGCGACGTCGTCGCGGCCAAGCTTGGCATCTCCCGCTCCGGCCTCGCCCGCGCGGGCGTCGCCGACGCGATGACCGCCGACGAGATCGGCGGACTTCTCACCGATCCGCCGTCGTGGCTCGTCGACGAGCGCGAGACGCACCGGAAGGTCCTGTCCGAGCGCGAAAAGGGCTGA
- the upp gene encoding uracil phosphoribosyltransferase, translated as MWDSWTVEVRVVNHPLVDHKLTHLRNKNTDQPVFRKLVDELVTLLAYEATRGVRVNPVDIETPVAPMTGTKLADPAPLVVPILRAGLGMLEGMLRLVPTAEVGFLGMIRDEETLQPMTYAERLPADLSGRQCYVLDPMLATGGSLGGAVQYLVDRGADDITCICILAAPEGIERLHDLLADLKVPCNLVVAAVDEKLNEVGYIVPGLGDAGDRLYGLAQ; from the coding sequence ATGTGGGACAGTTGGACCGTGGAAGTACGCGTCGTGAACCATCCCCTCGTCGATCACAAGCTCACCCACCTGCGGAACAAGAACACCGACCAGCCGGTGTTCCGCAAGCTCGTGGATGAGCTCGTCACCCTTCTTGCCTACGAAGCGACGCGCGGTGTCCGGGTGAACCCCGTCGACATCGAGACGCCGGTTGCTCCCATGACCGGCACCAAGCTCGCCGATCCCGCGCCTCTCGTCGTGCCGATCCTGCGCGCCGGCCTCGGCATGCTCGAAGGCATGCTGCGCCTCGTGCCGACGGCCGAGGTGGGCTTCCTCGGAATGATCCGCGACGAGGAGACGCTGCAGCCGATGACCTACGCGGAGCGGCTGCCCGCGGACCTGTCGGGCCGACAGTGCTACGTGCTCGACCCGATGCTCGCCACCGGCGGGTCGCTGGGTGGGGCCGTACAGTACCTCGTCGACCGTGGAGCGGACGACATCACCTGCATCTGCATCCTGGCTGCCCCGGAGGGCATCGAGCGCCTGCACGACCTGCTCGCGGACCTGAAGGTGCCGTGCAACCTGGTCGTGGCTGCGGTCGACGAGAAGCTCAACGAGGTCGGCTACATTGTGCCGGGCCTGGGCGACGCCGGAGACCGCCTCTACGGCCTGGCGCAGTAA
- a CDS encoding LysR family transcriptional regulator substrate-binding protein — MTDFREGAERGDDAVSEGGSGSAGDEGGDHPVVNDRTASGSVRSGGSGLRVGYVPGVILTKWRRTWAERFPDVPLEAVAIEETDARRALSDGVVDLCFVRLPVEPEGLHLIQLYEEQPVVWVAKEHAIAAVDEVSVADLADEEVLTDVTGVNIDRVVAEVAVLRVPLSVARSNNRRDLVHRPVVDAPTTTVALAWPRDIDRDLIQEFIGVVRGRSVNSSRSARERADRVAGDGAGKRDGEGAQRDGSRKQDARGGGTQPASRKPRKPAPRGGRGRRR, encoded by the coding sequence ATGACCGATTTTCGTGAGGGTGCCGAACGCGGTGACGACGCTGTTTCCGAGGGGGGCTCCGGCTCCGCCGGCGACGAGGGAGGCGACCATCCCGTCGTCAACGACCGGACGGCGAGCGGCTCCGTACGGTCGGGCGGGTCCGGGCTGCGGGTCGGCTACGTGCCCGGCGTGATCCTGACGAAGTGGCGACGCACCTGGGCGGAGCGGTTCCCCGACGTCCCGTTGGAGGCAGTCGCGATCGAGGAGACGGACGCGCGTCGCGCACTGTCCGACGGCGTCGTGGACCTGTGCTTCGTGCGGCTGCCCGTCGAACCCGAGGGTCTGCACCTGATCCAGCTCTACGAGGAGCAGCCCGTGGTCTGGGTGGCGAAGGAGCACGCGATCGCCGCCGTCGATGAGGTCAGCGTCGCGGACCTGGCCGACGAGGAGGTCCTCACGGACGTAACCGGTGTCAACATCGACAGGGTCGTGGCCGAGGTGGCTGTGCTGCGGGTGCCCTTGTCCGTCGCCCGGTCGAACAACCGTCGCGACCTCGTGCACCGCCCCGTCGTCGATGCACCGACCACCACCGTCGCGCTGGCCTGGCCCCGCGACATCGACAGAGACCTGATCCAGGAGTTCATCGGAGTGGTGCGCGGCCGATCGGTCAACAGCTCCCGGTCGGCGCGGGAGCGCGCGGACCGCGTCGCGGGCGACGGGGCGGGGAAGCGGGATGGCGAAGGGGCACAGCGAGACGGGTCTCGGAAGCAGGACGCCCGCGGGGGCGGGACGCAGCCCGCGTCGCGGAAGCCCCGGAAGCCCGCCCCGCGCGGCGGCCGGGGTCGCCGTCGCTGA
- a CDS encoding LytR C-terminal domain-containing protein, whose amino-acid sequence MKTFRLIATPVILLALLGVLIWGATWGWKELTAPFPTPTPTPCVVKPLTTLQPKNVRVNVMNGGFTTGLATREATRLKNAGFKVLKTTNTDEAVRGTVIRGNQTQNPEMLAMVASYYKDATIENDGRVDGTIDILLGTDFQGEGEKPQKKVKVASGEVCVPAPSASPSPSPSPSASPEA is encoded by the coding sequence GTGAAAACGTTCCGGCTCATCGCGACCCCCGTCATCCTGCTGGCTCTTCTCGGGGTGCTCATCTGGGGCGCGACCTGGGGCTGGAAGGAACTCACGGCCCCGTTCCCCACACCGACCCCCACGCCCTGCGTCGTCAAACCCCTGACGACGCTGCAGCCGAAGAACGTCCGGGTCAACGTGATGAACGGCGGGTTCACGACAGGCCTGGCCACACGTGAGGCAACCCGCCTCAAGAACGCCGGCTTCAAGGTGCTGAAGACCACCAACACCGACGAGGCCGTCCGCGGCACCGTCATCCGCGGCAACCAGACCCAGAATCCCGAGATGCTCGCGATGGTCGCCTCCTACTACAAGGACGCCACCATCGAGAACGACGGCAGGGTTGACGGTACCATCGACATCCTCCTCGGAACCGACTTCCAGGGCGAGGGCGAGAAGCCGCAGAAGAAGGTCAAGGTCGCCAGCGGCGAGGTCTGCGTCCCCGCCCCCAGCGCCTCCCCCAGCCCGTCCCCGTCGCCGTCGGCCAGCCCGGAGGCCTGA
- a CDS encoding YwiC-like family protein → MPRQHGAWAMILVPSIVGLALSARVRPLGWADLTLCLTWFVGYFAFSAAVLVLKSAPRRRGRHYPALATYGIGAVALGVATLVLRGPALLWWVPVYALLLGPAFRWAATRRERSLSSGVVTVLASCGLMAVLRLAPWSPPPTTSEWALMATVTLYFVGTVLHVKALIRERNDPRAARRSVAYHAAAAALIVTAVLLGWLSWPWILFAVALPARAWQMPRAVRRPMQIGLLEVALSVTLLALTLWAA, encoded by the coding sequence GTGCCCAGACAGCACGGCGCATGGGCGATGATCCTCGTGCCGTCGATCGTCGGCCTGGCGCTGTCGGCGCGCGTGCGACCGCTCGGCTGGGCAGATCTGACGCTGTGCCTCACCTGGTTCGTCGGGTACTTCGCCTTCAGTGCCGCGGTCCTGGTCCTCAAGTCGGCCCCGAGGCGACGGGGGCGCCACTACCCCGCCCTGGCCACGTACGGGATCGGCGCAGTCGCACTCGGCGTCGCGACGCTCGTCCTCCGAGGCCCGGCCCTGCTGTGGTGGGTGCCGGTCTACGCCCTGCTGCTCGGCCCGGCGTTCCGGTGGGCGGCGACGAGGCGAGAGCGCTCGCTGTCCTCCGGCGTGGTGACGGTGCTCGCGTCGTGCGGGCTGATGGCCGTGCTGCGACTCGCGCCCTGGTCCCCACCTCCGACGACCTCCGAGTGGGCCCTCATGGCGACGGTGACGCTGTACTTCGTCGGCACGGTTCTGCACGTCAAGGCCCTGATCCGGGAGCGCAACGACCCCCGCGCCGCCCGCCGGTCCGTGGCCTACCACGCGGCCGCCGCGGCGCTCATCGTCACGGCGGTACTCCTCGGCTGGCTCAGCTGGCCGTGGATCCTGTTCGCCGTCGCCCTGCCTGCCAGGGCGTGGCAGATGCCGCGAGCGGTGAGGCGACCGATGCAGATCGGGCTGCTGGAGGTGGCGCTGTCGGTCACTCTGCTCGCGCTGACCCTATGGGCGGCCTAG
- a CDS encoding tRNA adenosine deaminase-associated protein produces MDVFDEDAEPFNLKGNDEDEFDDDDDYDLDDATEDDVDLVVALYREDGKATAVPLDFDLANDLDELINQLTRLPGDSGADGWVSIGGEFFVICRARGRTVEVLLSDSQAALEWPIARDVVDFLGVDVPEEDDDSEPVGDLEMYSASGLHAFEMEAIATDYDEDSDELLSRIADKLKVGDEFHRAAESFD; encoded by the coding sequence GTGGACGTGTTCGACGAGGATGCTGAGCCCTTCAACCTGAAGGGGAACGACGAGGACGAGTTCGACGACGACGATGACTACGACCTCGACGACGCCACCGAGGACGACGTCGACCTGGTCGTCGCGCTGTACCGAGAGGACGGCAAGGCGACGGCCGTGCCCCTGGACTTCGACCTCGCCAACGACCTCGACGAGCTGATCAACCAGCTCACCCGACTCCCGGGTGACTCCGGCGCCGACGGGTGGGTCTCGATCGGCGGTGAGTTCTTCGTCATCTGCCGGGCCCGCGGCCGCACCGTCGAGGTGCTGCTGTCGGACTCCCAGGCCGCGCTGGAGTGGCCGATCGCCCGGGACGTCGTCGACTTCCTCGGCGTCGACGTGCCGGAGGAGGACGACGACTCCGAGCCCGTCGGGGACCTCGAGATGTACTCCGCCAGCGGTCTGCACGCCTTCGAGATGGAGGCCATCGCAACAGACTACGACGAGGACTCCGACGAGTTGCTGTCGCGCATCGCCGACAAGCTCAAGGTCGGCGACGAGTTCCACCGCGCCGCCGAATCCTTCGACTGA
- a CDS encoding MFS transporter: MHVEHSQGNYTSAGLVLAAFSIGTAVAGPIVSRQLSRFGTMPVLLVTLILAVSSVVILAVVPLSLPAMLILGALGGAATPPIIPAVRSLYPQLVPQNQLTRLFSLDAALQEIIWVIGPVAITLLVTLLGSSTALLIVATIQVVGGLIFTFAPHVRRLRIPATSSGFGKVLRNSSVVLMFVTSMFLIGGFAAVEAAIVASFGEGSLNAGLVLGICSIGSLLGGLISGQRPLTRWSMALRLVVVTAGFGIAAATSGFWALSIALFIAGLGCAPALAAVSSVIAGSVDFSDTAEAYGWIGTGQLLGASVGSALAGVAIDHAGGQGGLLVSCGIVAVAAVIAALFRRAQPDLSSPVEIIEAH; this comes from the coding sequence ATGCACGTCGAACACTCGCAGGGCAATTACACCTCGGCTGGCCTGGTGCTCGCGGCGTTCTCGATCGGCACCGCCGTCGCCGGCCCGATCGTCTCGCGGCAGCTGAGCCGGTTCGGCACGATGCCGGTGCTGCTCGTGACGCTGATCCTGGCTGTGTCGTCGGTCGTGATTCTCGCGGTCGTCCCCCTGTCGCTGCCGGCGATGCTGATCCTCGGCGCGCTCGGCGGCGCGGCCACGCCGCCGATCATCCCGGCCGTGCGGTCGCTGTATCCGCAGCTCGTCCCGCAGAACCAGCTGACGCGGCTTTTCTCGCTCGACGCGGCGCTGCAGGAGATCATCTGGGTCATCGGCCCCGTCGCGATCACGCTGCTGGTGACACTGCTCGGCAGCTCGACGGCGCTGCTGATCGTCGCGACGATCCAGGTCGTCGGCGGGCTGATCTTCACGTTCGCGCCGCACGTCCGCAGGCTCCGCATCCCCGCGACATCCAGCGGATTCGGCAAGGTGCTGCGGAACTCGTCGGTCGTGTTGATGTTCGTCACGTCGATGTTCCTGATCGGCGGCTTCGCCGCGGTCGAGGCGGCGATCGTCGCGTCGTTCGGCGAGGGCTCCCTCAACGCGGGGCTCGTGCTCGGCATCTGCTCGATCGGGTCGCTGCTCGGAGGACTCATCTCGGGGCAGCGTCCGCTGACCAGGTGGTCGATGGCGCTGCGCCTCGTGGTCGTGACGGCGGGCTTCGGTATCGCGGCGGCCACCTCGGGGTTCTGGGCGCTGTCGATCGCGCTGTTCATCGCGGGGCTCGGCTGCGCCCCGGCACTGGCCGCGGTGTCGTCGGTCATCGCCGGCAGCGTCGACTTCTCCGACACCGCCGAGGCGTACGGCTGGATCGGAACCGGGCAGCTGCTCGGCGCATCGGTCGGCTCGGCCCTGGCCGGTGTGGCGATCGACCACGCGGGCGGCCAGGGCGGCCTACTGGTCAGCTGCGGGATTGTCGCGGTCGCGGCGGTGATCGCGGCGCTGTTCCGCCGCGCGCAGCCCGACCTGAGTTCCCCCGTCGAGATCATCGAGGCCCACTGA
- a CDS encoding type II toxin-antitoxin system VapB family antitoxin, translating to MIFKRVGDSRPYPDHGYTQKQWIAIAPHQVRLDELVTTKRTLDLEALLEEDSTFYGDLFAHVVAYRGELYLEDGLHRALRAALQQRQTMHARVLELN from the coding sequence GTGATCTTCAAGCGAGTTGGCGACTCACGCCCGTACCCCGACCACGGCTACACCCAGAAGCAGTGGATCGCGATCGCGCCCCACCAGGTGCGCCTGGATGAGCTGGTGACGACCAAGCGGACCCTCGACCTCGAGGCCCTGCTCGAGGAGGACTCCACCTTCTACGGGGACCTCTTCGCGCATGTCGTCGCCTACCGGGGTGAGCTGTACCTTGAGGATGGCCTCCACCGCGCGCTGCGCGCGGCCCTGCAGCAGCGCCAGACGATGCACGCCCGCGTGCTCGAGCTGAACTGA